A single genomic interval of Granulicella tundricola MP5ACTX9 harbors:
- a CDS encoding DedA family protein, which produces MSGLHELTYWGLLFAVFARQLCLPIPAPLFLMTAGALAAHGRLHLSLVLLVSVLGCLAGDGVWFWCGRRWGHRVTKLVCRLTSDPAGSSLRARKLFERWGFGLIVAAKFVPGLDGVTPPLAAAEGTSVKQFMLADALGALLWSLFYTVLGYLFADELQRAAHLARGFGSILLVVLGVPLFV; this is translated from the coding sequence ATGAGCGGACTCCACGAACTGACCTACTGGGGACTCCTCTTCGCAGTCTTCGCCCGCCAGCTCTGCCTACCCATTCCAGCGCCCCTCTTCCTCATGACCGCCGGTGCGCTGGCCGCCCACGGGCGTCTGCATCTGAGCCTCGTGCTGCTCGTCAGCGTTCTCGGCTGTCTCGCCGGCGATGGAGTCTGGTTCTGGTGCGGAAGACGTTGGGGACACCGCGTCACGAAGCTCGTCTGCCGCCTCACCAGTGACCCCGCCGGCTCCTCGCTCAGAGCCAGAAAGCTCTTTGAACGATGGGGATTCGGCTTGATCGTCGCCGCCAAATTCGTGCCCGGACTTGACGGAGTTACCCCTCCCCTGGCCGCGGCGGAAGGCACCTCCGTCAAGCAGTTCATGCTCGCCGACGCTCTCGGTGCCCTTCTCTGGTCGCTCTTCTACACCGTCCTCGGATACCTCTTCGCAGACGAGCTCCAACGAGCGGCACATCTCGCTCGCGGCTTCGGATCAATCCTCCTCGTCGTCCTCGGCGTCCCTCTCTTCGTCTAG
- a CDS encoding aldehyde dehydrogenase family protein gives MSALLEKTVLMDTAVWDGKMLSGGWITGSGGLAEVTDKATGEVLAKVGVASAEDVHRACDAAAAAAAGWAATPAEKRAAIVKRAGQLLAEHTDEAVYWLVRESGSTKFKAGFEVQLTVAHFENSAAYGRKPTRTIVSEDEHMISYYDRVPLGVVGVIGPFNFPLILGLRSVSAALATGNTVVLKPSLNTAVSGGILIARLFEEAGLPEGVLYVLPGEGPAGSVLTENDHVKMVAFTGSTSVGKKIGAAAGAALKRVSLELGGKNPFIVLADADLELAARAGAFGTFLHQGQICMTIGLHLVHESLVDRYAERVAELGRELKVGDPWKEQVALGPLINEKQAANVERIVKETVAAGAELIEGGTRDGLYFRPTVLKYVPKDSAAFKEEIFGPVATIVSYKSEDEALAIANGTGYGLSSAVFGELDHARAVGARIDAGMVHVNDQTVMEDARAPFGGTHQSGNPTRIGGESDLEEYTTFRWTTETRKPQPYALPNA, from the coding sequence ATGTCTGCACTTTTAGAGAAGACTGTTTTGATGGATACCGCTGTATGGGATGGGAAGATGCTCTCTGGCGGCTGGATTACCGGGAGCGGCGGTTTGGCTGAAGTGACGGATAAGGCGACCGGTGAGGTGCTGGCGAAGGTCGGCGTGGCGAGCGCGGAGGATGTTCATCGGGCGTGTGATGCGGCGGCGGCAGCGGCTGCGGGTTGGGCGGCTACCCCAGCGGAGAAGCGTGCGGCGATTGTGAAGCGTGCGGGGCAGCTTCTGGCCGAGCATACAGACGAGGCGGTTTACTGGCTGGTGCGAGAGTCGGGATCGACGAAGTTCAAGGCGGGGTTTGAGGTTCAATTGACGGTTGCGCACTTTGAGAACTCCGCCGCTTACGGACGTAAGCCGACGCGGACGATCGTCTCAGAGGACGAGCACATGATCAGCTACTACGACCGTGTTCCGCTGGGGGTTGTGGGAGTGATTGGGCCGTTCAACTTTCCGCTGATTCTTGGATTGCGGAGCGTGTCGGCGGCGTTGGCGACCGGGAACACCGTGGTGCTGAAGCCAAGCCTGAATACGGCTGTGAGTGGCGGCATTCTGATTGCCCGTCTCTTTGAAGAGGCGGGTCTGCCTGAAGGCGTGCTGTACGTGCTGCCCGGCGAAGGCCCTGCGGGGTCGGTCCTTACGGAGAACGATCATGTGAAGATGGTCGCGTTCACGGGGTCGACGAGCGTTGGCAAGAAGATTGGCGCGGCGGCCGGTGCGGCGCTGAAACGGGTCTCGCTGGAACTGGGAGGGAAGAATCCGTTCATCGTGCTTGCGGATGCGGATCTTGAACTTGCGGCGCGGGCTGGAGCCTTCGGCACGTTCCTTCATCAGGGACAGATCTGTATGACGATTGGACTGCACCTGGTGCATGAGTCGCTGGTGGATCGCTACGCGGAGCGCGTCGCTGAACTTGGACGGGAGTTGAAGGTTGGCGATCCTTGGAAGGAGCAGGTTGCACTGGGGCCGCTGATCAATGAGAAGCAGGCGGCTAACGTTGAACGAATTGTGAAGGAGACCGTTGCCGCGGGCGCTGAATTGATCGAAGGCGGAACGCGTGATGGACTCTACTTTCGCCCGACCGTGCTGAAGTATGTGCCGAAGGATAGCGCTGCGTTCAAGGAAGAAATCTTTGGGCCGGTGGCGACGATCGTCTCGTACAAGTCTGAGGATGAGGCGCTGGCGATCGCGAATGGGACCGGCTACGGTCTTTCGTCTGCAGTGTTTGGCGAGCTTGATCATGCCAGGGCGGTTGGTGCTCGAATCGACGCGGGGATGGTTCATGTCAACGATCAGACGGTGATGGAGGATGCTCGTGCGCCGTTTGGCGGTACGCATCAGTCCGGCAATCCGACGAGGATTGGCGGGGAGTCTGATCTCGAGGAGTACACCACGTTCCGGTGGACGACTGAGACTCGCAAGCCGCAGCCGTATGCCTTGCCCAACGCGTAG
- the glpK gene encoding glycerol kinase GlpK: MAQYVLSLDQGTTSSRAMLFDHDGKIAGMAQHEFAQHFPKTGWVEHDPMDILTTQLSAAVEVLARAHVRPRDVVALGIANQRETTIVWERESGKPVYNAIVWQDRRTADFCAKLHDEGHEETFRNKTGLLIDPYFSSTKISWILDNVDGARALAEQGKLAFGTVDSWLIWNLTSGKRHITDRTNASRTLLYNIVEDRWDADLLKLLRVPESMMPEVVWSSEKVGRVTTTLGLGDVEIAGIAGDQQSALFGQLCVNPGDAKNTYGTGCFLLQNIGDTFTLSKERLITTLTCTTNKKLQYALEGSVFVGGAVVQWLRDKMEFFEKSPDVEKIAASVDSSNNVVLVPAFTGLGAPHWDPYAGGMIIGLQRSTEIGHIARAALESIAFQVTDVLHAMQADTSVGLTTMRADGGAAANDMLMQFQSDLLGIPVERPAILETTAQGAAYLAGLATGFWNDVEEIAKTRPEGQLFIPRMDPAIARKRYLKWQDAVNRSKGWNKETA; the protein is encoded by the coding sequence ATGGCACAGTACGTACTTTCGCTCGACCAGGGAACGACCAGCTCCCGCGCAATGCTCTTCGATCACGATGGCAAGATCGCAGGCATGGCCCAGCATGAGTTTGCACAGCACTTCCCCAAAACGGGCTGGGTCGAGCACGACCCCATGGACATCCTGACGACGCAATTGAGTGCCGCAGTAGAGGTCCTGGCACGCGCCCACGTCCGTCCCCGTGACGTCGTCGCCCTGGGCATCGCAAACCAGCGCGAGACCACCATCGTCTGGGAGCGGGAGAGCGGCAAGCCCGTCTATAACGCCATCGTCTGGCAGGACCGCAGGACAGCGGACTTCTGCGCGAAGCTCCATGACGAAGGTCATGAAGAGACCTTCCGCAACAAGACCGGCCTGCTCATCGACCCCTACTTCTCCAGCACCAAGATCTCCTGGATCTTGGACAACGTAGACGGTGCACGCGCGCTCGCAGAACAGGGCAAGCTCGCCTTCGGAACCGTGGATAGCTGGCTCATCTGGAACCTCACCAGCGGCAAGCGCCACATCACGGACCGCACCAACGCCTCGCGCACGCTGCTCTACAACATCGTCGAAGATAGATGGGATGCGGACCTGCTGAAGCTGCTCCGCGTCCCTGAGAGCATGATGCCGGAGGTCGTCTGGTCCAGTGAGAAAGTGGGTCGCGTCACCACCACCCTCGGTCTGGGCGACGTAGAGATCGCAGGCATCGCAGGCGATCAGCAATCAGCCCTCTTCGGTCAGCTCTGCGTGAATCCCGGCGACGCCAAGAACACCTACGGCACCGGTTGCTTCCTGCTCCAGAACATCGGTGACACCTTCACCCTCTCCAAAGAGCGGCTGATCACGACGCTCACCTGCACCACGAACAAGAAACTCCAGTACGCGCTTGAAGGCAGCGTCTTTGTTGGCGGAGCGGTCGTGCAATGGCTGCGTGACAAGATGGAGTTCTTTGAGAAGTCGCCTGACGTGGAGAAGATCGCCGCCTCCGTTGACAGCTCCAACAACGTCGTCCTCGTCCCCGCCTTCACCGGCCTCGGCGCACCGCATTGGGACCCCTACGCGGGCGGAATGATCATCGGTCTGCAACGCAGCACGGAGATCGGCCACATCGCGCGTGCGGCGCTTGAGAGCATCGCCTTCCAGGTCACGGATGTCCTCCACGCCATGCAGGCCGATACCAGCGTCGGCCTCACGACCATGCGTGCGGATGGAGGCGCAGCCGCCAACGACATGCTCATGCAATTTCAATCTGACCTCCTCGGTATCCCGGTCGAGCGGCCCGCCATCCTTGAGACCACCGCGCAGGGTGCCGCTTATCTCGCCGGCCTCGCCACCGGCTTCTGGAACGATGTAGAAGAGATCGCAAAGACACGCCCCGAAGGGCAGCTCTTCATCCCCCGGATGGACCCCGCTATAGCCAGGAAGCGTTACCTCAAATGGCAGGATGCCGTGAACCGTTCGAAGGGCTGGAACAAGGAGACCGCATGA
- a CDS encoding aldo/keto reductase — MDTLIVPERTLNDALTLPEVGFGTYQLNGNEGVKTMVGAIRNGYRLLDSAFNYENEGAVGEAIRQAGIPRSELRVTSKLPGRHQKYREALRTVEESLFRAQLEYFDLYLIHWPNPKQGLYVEAWQALLEVKKRGLVRSVGVCNFLPEHLDRLEQETHVLPSVNQIEMHPYFSQPTQVAYDRAHGIATEAWSPLGRANDLLKNEVVTKIAAKLKRSPGQIVLRWHHQLGVIPIPKASSDERQRENLSLFDFELDVTAMDQIGSLNRPNGRLANQDPAEYEEF, encoded by the coding sequence ATGGATACTCTTATCGTTCCAGAGCGCACTTTGAATGATGCGCTTACGTTACCCGAGGTGGGATTTGGCACCTATCAACTCAATGGCAACGAGGGCGTGAAGACGATGGTCGGCGCGATCCGCAACGGCTATCGACTGCTCGATTCTGCTTTCAATTATGAGAATGAGGGGGCTGTTGGAGAGGCGATACGCCAGGCCGGTATTCCACGTTCCGAGCTTAGAGTGACTTCAAAGCTCCCGGGCCGGCACCAGAAGTATAGGGAAGCGCTACGTACGGTAGAAGAGTCTCTCTTCCGGGCTCAGCTTGAGTACTTCGATCTCTACCTCATTCATTGGCCCAATCCGAAGCAAGGCCTGTATGTGGAAGCGTGGCAAGCGCTCCTCGAGGTCAAGAAGCGTGGTCTGGTGCGGTCTGTGGGCGTCTGCAACTTTCTGCCGGAGCACCTCGACCGTCTTGAACAGGAGACGCATGTGCTGCCCAGCGTCAACCAGATTGAGATGCACCCTTACTTCTCGCAGCCAACACAGGTTGCTTACGATCGAGCGCATGGCATCGCGACGGAGGCCTGGAGCCCGCTGGGACGTGCGAACGATCTGCTCAAGAACGAAGTGGTGACAAAGATCGCGGCTAAGCTCAAGCGATCTCCCGGTCAGATCGTCCTGCGGTGGCATCATCAGCTTGGCGTGATTCCGATTCCGAAGGCAAGCAGCGATGAACGACAGAGGGAGAACCTTAGCCTCTTCGATTTCGAGCTGGATGTAACGGCGATGGATCAGATTGGCTCGCTGAATCGGCCGAATGGCAGGCTTGCGAATCAGGATCCGGCTGAGTACGAGGAGTTTTAA
- a CDS encoding TonB-dependent receptor encodes MKVDQVVRRPFHPAKRVMRASLAGTALALAACSTLPGSFSNGGSAYAQNTNATIRGQVLDPSGALVPSATILIVNQDTGVTVFSGQSDSSGTFVAPQVIPGPYRITVSAPGLKQSVTENLIATVAQVTSVNVNLELGQTTETVTVQSKGQELDRSTSDISTLISPAEVQNIPLQGRAVENLLAFIPGVAHGGAGDTPNTSQLSINGSRTLNTEVLLNGVSTIIASTGSPLSLPSSDGVDSFRAITTNAPAEYGRTSGAVISVNTISGTNTYHGNLYFLAKNEAFDANTYFHKETINATTGAITPRSRDRFFQAGGSFGGPVRIPHLYNGRDKTFFFVNFDRTIQPSSTLVTATVPTAAQRTGNLSNALATTDANGNKRTPQTIYQPNGTASLPFTNGQVTGIDPAAAKILALLPLPNTIGTYDPANNRYTSNWTSLQNLTQHTNKIVVRVDEAVTPKDRLSFNVYRYTTQQPQQVTYNSKLLNTTWDCTCNNAWLPSVDYTRTFTPTLVMDLNMGFFRNVVLRNPPGTGLGAASLLGIASLPLDQTPELTNPGISNIGADTNTNQINITNTFTPFGTVTKTFGPHTFRIGGSLRKNEFNSYNPASSPEGSIAFDGSITNHGASGNANTGIADFLLGKIKTGSYEQPQPETGRRNYNYGLFFQDDWRVTTRLTLNLGIRYEYESPLVIANNIYSRIDPATGTLLVAGQNASRSLNIGTPKADLSPRIGLAYSLDSKTVIRAAFGTFYSTIFQNLGGQLAYPGFDNTISYNNLGTAVAQPFSLSQGLPLAAPANLSNPGLALANASAANPYTVAISFNNQQHMSLVQQWNLGFQRQLPLALTLEVNYVGNHGLHLPYVAGENQVPLAAVPAVTLANTSLATQNSLQFPQFKSFSTTNNIGGSNYNALQITVHREFNKRLAVISNYSYAKAEDDASSIYNFSAPNGTANSQYPVDNGARIKDFTVSNIDVKHILNIGVIYTTPGPWWLRNFHISPVFFGHTGLPINITQSNEIPGASQRPNGNPQLLKLANPVANGAALQYFDSATDPNFPLTASGPVYNTINGVRTQIVATGFGNVGRDSNRAPGEVDFDASISKDFKLYKRLGFQFRVDAFNVINHTNFGAPSGSLSVTEVGTAPTFATSSGFGKITSTQPNRTLQLSSRLYF; translated from the coding sequence GTGAAAGTAGATCAAGTCGTCCGCCGTCCGTTTCACCCAGCCAAGCGGGTGATGAGGGCATCACTCGCAGGAACCGCCCTCGCCCTCGCAGCATGCTCGACCCTGCCAGGTTCTTTTTCAAATGGGGGATCGGCCTATGCGCAGAACACCAATGCCACCATCCGCGGCCAGGTGCTCGATCCCTCAGGAGCGCTCGTTCCCAGCGCGACGATCCTCATCGTCAACCAGGACACCGGCGTCACAGTCTTCTCCGGCCAGAGTGACTCGTCGGGAACCTTCGTCGCGCCCCAGGTCATCCCAGGACCCTATCGCATCACGGTCAGCGCCCCGGGGCTCAAGCAGTCGGTCACGGAGAACCTCATCGCCACCGTGGCCCAGGTCACCTCAGTCAATGTCAACCTTGAGCTCGGCCAGACCACCGAGACCGTCACCGTTCAGTCCAAGGGACAGGAACTGGATCGCAGCACCTCTGACATCTCCACGCTGATCTCTCCCGCTGAAGTCCAGAACATTCCTCTTCAGGGCCGAGCCGTCGAAAATCTCCTCGCCTTTATCCCCGGCGTGGCCCACGGCGGCGCGGGCGACACCCCCAACACCTCACAGCTCTCCATCAACGGAAGCCGGACGCTGAATACTGAGGTTCTGCTCAACGGTGTCTCCACCATCATCGCCTCCACCGGATCGCCGCTCTCCCTGCCTTCTTCGGATGGGGTTGACTCCTTCCGCGCCATTACCACCAACGCTCCGGCCGAGTACGGTCGCACCTCTGGCGCCGTCATCTCCGTCAACACCATCTCCGGCACCAACACCTATCATGGCAATCTCTACTTCCTTGCCAAGAACGAGGCGTTTGACGCCAACACCTACTTCCACAAAGAGACCATCAATGCCACGACCGGCGCGATAACCCCCCGCAGCCGAGATCGCTTCTTCCAGGCCGGCGGCTCTTTCGGTGGTCCTGTCCGTATCCCGCATCTTTATAACGGTCGCGATAAAACCTTCTTCTTCGTCAACTTTGACCGCACGATTCAGCCCAGCTCAACGCTGGTAACGGCCACCGTCCCCACCGCAGCACAGCGCACCGGCAATCTCTCCAACGCACTCGCCACGACGGACGCCAACGGCAACAAGCGCACCCCGCAGACTATCTATCAGCCCAACGGCACTGCCTCCCTGCCCTTCACCAACGGTCAGGTCACCGGAATCGATCCAGCGGCCGCCAAGATTCTCGCTCTGCTTCCACTGCCAAACACCATCGGCACGTATGACCCAGCCAACAATCGCTACACCAGCAACTGGACTTCCCTCCAGAACCTCACCCAGCACACCAACAAGATCGTTGTCCGCGTCGATGAGGCCGTTACCCCGAAGGACCGTCTCAGCTTCAACGTCTATCGCTACACGACCCAGCAACCCCAGCAGGTCACCTACAACAGCAAGCTGCTGAACACCACCTGGGACTGCACCTGTAACAACGCCTGGCTGCCCTCGGTCGACTACACCCGCACCTTCACCCCCACCCTGGTGATGGACCTCAACATGGGCTTCTTCCGTAATGTGGTTCTGCGCAACCCTCCAGGAACCGGCCTTGGAGCGGCTTCGCTGCTCGGCATTGCTTCCCTGCCACTCGATCAGACCCCGGAACTCACCAATCCCGGCATCAGCAACATCGGCGCAGACACCAACACCAACCAGATCAACATCACCAACACCTTCACCCCCTTCGGCACGGTCACCAAGACGTTCGGACCTCACACGTTCCGGATCGGCGGCTCGCTCCGGAAGAACGAGTTCAACTCCTACAATCCCGCTTCGAGCCCGGAAGGCTCCATTGCGTTTGACGGTTCCATCACCAATCACGGCGCATCCGGCAACGCCAACACCGGCATCGCGGACTTCCTGCTCGGCAAAATCAAGACAGGAAGCTATGAGCAGCCTCAACCGGAGACCGGCCGTCGCAACTATAACTACGGACTCTTCTTCCAGGATGACTGGCGCGTAACCACCAGGCTCACGCTCAACCTCGGTATCCGCTATGAGTACGAGTCTCCGCTCGTGATCGCCAACAATATCTATAGCCGCATCGATCCCGCGACGGGAACCCTGCTCGTAGCTGGCCAGAACGCCTCCCGTTCTCTCAACATCGGCACACCGAAGGCAGATCTCTCCCCACGCATCGGCCTCGCCTATAGCCTTGATTCAAAGACCGTCATTCGCGCCGCCTTTGGAACCTTTTACAGCACAATCTTCCAGAACCTGGGTGGCCAGCTTGCTTATCCGGGTTTCGACAATACCATCAGCTACAACAACCTTGGAACCGCAGTCGCTCAGCCCTTCTCGCTCTCGCAGGGGCTTCCGCTCGCAGCGCCGGCTAACCTCTCAAACCCCGGGCTCGCACTCGCAAACGCCTCCGCCGCGAATCCTTACACGGTCGCAATCTCCTTCAACAACCAGCAGCACATGTCACTGGTCCAGCAATGGAACCTGGGATTCCAGCGCCAGCTTCCGCTCGCTCTGACCCTGGAGGTCAACTACGTTGGCAACCATGGACTTCACCTGCCGTACGTGGCTGGCGAGAATCAGGTTCCGCTCGCAGCGGTCCCGGCCGTAACCCTGGCCAACACCAGTCTTGCAACGCAGAATTCACTGCAGTTCCCGCAGTTCAAATCCTTCAGCACCACCAATAACATCGGCGGCTCTAACTACAACGCACTCCAGATCACCGTTCACCGCGAATTCAACAAGCGCCTCGCCGTGATCTCCAACTACAGCTACGCTAAAGCGGAAGATGATGCGAGCAGCATCTACAACTTCTCCGCGCCAAACGGCACGGCCAACTCTCAATACCCCGTGGACAATGGTGCCCGCATCAAGGACTTCACCGTAAGCAATATCGACGTGAAGCATATCTTGAACATCGGTGTGATCTACACGACGCCGGGTCCGTGGTGGCTGCGTAACTTCCATATCTCACCTGTCTTTTTCGGCCATACCGGCCTTCCCATCAACATCACTCAAAGCAACGAAATTCCCGGAGCGTCGCAGCGTCCAAATGGCAATCCGCAACTGCTGAAACTAGCTAACCCTGTTGCCAATGGCGCTGCGTTGCAATACTTCGATTCCGCAACCGACCCGAACTTCCCTCTCACCGCCTCCGGACCGGTCTACAACACGATCAACGGGGTTCGCACCCAGATCGTCGCCACCGGCTTCGGCAACGTAGGCCGCGACTCGAATCGTGCGCCAGGTGAAGTTGATTTCGACGCCTCGATCTCAAAGGATTTCAAGCTCTACAAGAGACTTGGCTTTCAGTTCCGCGTCGACGCCTTCAACGTCATCAATCACACCAACTTCGGCGCACCTAGCGGATCTCTCTCCGTAACAGAGGTGGGAACTGCGCCCACCTTCGCAACCTCATCCGGCTTCGGCAAGATCACCAGCACACAACCCAACCGCACGCTGCAACTCTCGTCCCGTCTGTACTTCTAA
- a CDS encoding glycerol-3-phosphate dehydrogenase/oxidase, with the protein MNREEMIERVKARTTPWDIVIIGGGAVGAGVAVDAASRGLDVLLVEREDFGKGTSSRATKLVHGGVRYLEQGNVSLVMEALKERGLLLQNAPHLVHDLPFVVPNYSWWEAPFYGIGMKIYDLLAGKYGFGKSRVLSLAETLERLPTIQQEGLRGGVLYHDGQFDDTRLLTHLIVTAVDHGATVLNYASAVEMLKDSQDFLNAVIIEDRESGNRHTVGAKVVVNATGIFTDDTRRLANLVAEPMVSPSQGIHLVFDRSFLAGDSAIMVPHTSDGRVLFAIPWHDRTLVGTTDTPIDKPSYEPHALEEEIAFVLDTAAQYLSRPPTREDVLSIYVGIRPLVKAAGSDNSKTSALSRDHTIQIDASGLITIVGGKWTTYRHMAEDCVNHAITLGDLPDTPCVTFNLHIHGYDQNASRLGSLAVYGTDAAAIQQLIAAQPELGQLLHPDLPYIAAEIVWAARHEMSRSLDDALARRTRALLLNARATIAIAPKVAHLLAIELKRDATWEQAQVETFTKLATQYVLQPASAATVQP; encoded by the coding sequence ATGAACCGCGAAGAGATGATCGAACGCGTCAAGGCCCGCACCACCCCATGGGACATCGTCATCATCGGCGGCGGAGCAGTCGGCGCAGGCGTGGCAGTGGATGCCGCGTCGCGTGGCCTGGACGTGCTGCTCGTGGAGCGTGAAGACTTCGGCAAAGGCACCTCCAGCCGCGCGACAAAGCTGGTCCACGGCGGCGTCCGTTACCTCGAACAAGGCAACGTCTCGCTGGTCATGGAAGCCCTCAAGGAACGCGGTCTGCTCCTGCAGAACGCTCCCCATCTCGTTCACGATCTCCCCTTCGTCGTGCCCAACTACTCCTGGTGGGAGGCACCGTTCTACGGCATCGGCATGAAGATCTACGATCTCCTCGCCGGCAAGTACGGCTTCGGCAAATCGCGCGTCCTCTCGCTCGCCGAAACCCTCGAACGCCTCCCCACCATCCAGCAGGAAGGCCTGCGCGGCGGCGTCCTTTATCACGATGGCCAGTTCGACGACACCCGTCTCCTCACCCACCTCATCGTCACCGCCGTCGATCACGGCGCCACAGTCCTCAACTACGCATCCGCAGTCGAGATGCTCAAAGACTCCCAGGACTTCCTCAACGCGGTCATCATCGAAGATCGCGAATCCGGCAATCGCCACACCGTGGGCGCAAAGGTCGTCGTCAACGCCACCGGCATCTTCACGGACGATACCCGCCGCCTCGCCAACCTCGTCGCGGAGCCCATGGTCAGCCCCAGCCAGGGCATCCACCTCGTCTTCGATCGTTCCTTCCTCGCCGGCGACAGCGCCATCATGGTCCCCCACACCAGCGATGGCCGCGTCCTCTTCGCCATCCCGTGGCACGACCGCACCCTCGTCGGTACCACGGACACCCCCATCGATAAGCCTTCCTACGAGCCACACGCTCTCGAAGAAGAGATCGCCTTCGTACTCGATACAGCCGCCCAATATCTCAGCCGCCCGCCCACGCGCGAGGATGTTCTCAGCATCTACGTCGGCATCCGTCCCCTCGTCAAAGCCGCCGGCTCGGACAACAGCAAGACCTCCGCCCTCTCCCGCGATCACACCATCCAGATCGACGCCTCAGGCCTCATCACCATCGTCGGCGGCAAATGGACCACCTACCGCCACATGGCAGAGGACTGCGTCAACCACGCCATCACCCTGGGCGATCTCCCGGACACCCCCTGCGTCACCTTCAACCTGCACATCCACGGCTATGACCAGAACGCCAGCCGCCTCGGCTCCCTGGCCGTTTACGGCACAGACGCAGCCGCCATCCAGCAACTCATCGCCGCACAGCCGGAACTCGGTCAGCTTCTCCACCCGGACCTGCCTTACATCGCCGCGGAGATCGTCTGGGCTGCACGCCATGAGATGTCGCGTTCGCTTGACGACGCCCTAGCCCGCCGCACCCGCGCACTTCTGCTCAACGCCCGCGCCACCATCGCCATCGCCCCCAAAGTCGCACACCTTCTCGCCATCGAACTGAAGCGAGACGCCACATGGGAGCAAGCCCAGGTCGAGACTTTCACGAAACTAGCAACTCAGTACGTCCTTCAGCCCGCATCAGCAGCGACGGTGCAGCCATGA
- a CDS encoding MIP/aquaporin family protein, whose amino-acid sequence MIRGPLLGEFMGTFIMMLLGDGVVAGVLLKRTKAEGSGWMAITTAWGFAVLCGIFTANLFGSPDAHLNPAITLALAVQTGSFARFLPYLLAQVSGAFVAAVVVWLFYLPHWKITEDQSAKLGVFCTAPAIRSYGSNLFSEIVATFVLVLVVGSISSKLVLSTGAAAGLSPFLVGCLVWALGLSLGATTGYAINPARDFGPRLAHAVLPIAGKGHSDWAYSWVPVLGPLLGASLAGGVLRLIGA is encoded by the coding sequence ATGATCCGCGGCCCCCTGCTCGGCGAGTTCATGGGCACCTTCATCATGATGCTGCTCGGCGATGGCGTCGTAGCCGGCGTCCTGCTCAAACGCACCAAAGCCGAAGGCTCCGGCTGGATGGCCATCACCACCGCCTGGGGCTTCGCAGTGCTGTGCGGCATCTTCACCGCAAACCTCTTCGGCAGTCCGGACGCGCACCTCAACCCGGCCATCACGTTGGCCTTAGCCGTCCAGACCGGAAGCTTCGCCAGGTTCCTCCCGTACCTCCTGGCGCAGGTCTCTGGGGCCTTCGTCGCAGCAGTCGTTGTGTGGCTCTTCTACCTCCCACACTGGAAGATCACAGAGGATCAGTCCGCGAAGCTCGGTGTCTTCTGCACCGCACCGGCCATCCGTTCGTATGGCTCCAACCTCTTCAGCGAAATCGTAGCCACCTTCGTCCTGGTCTTGGTCGTCGGCTCCATCAGCTCAAAGCTGGTCCTCAGCACCGGGGCAGCAGCCGGTCTCAGCCCATTCCTGGTCGGCTGCCTCGTCTGGGCTTTGGGCCTGTCGCTGGGCGCAACCACCGGCTACGCCATCAACCCCGCCCGCGACTTCGGCCCACGCCTCGCACACGCTGTCCTCCCCATAGCTGGCAAGGGCCACTCAGACTGGGCCTACTCCTGGGTCCCCGTCCTCGGCCCACTCCTTGGCGCGAGCCTCGCCGGCGGAGTCCTGCGTCTGATCGGCGCCTGA
- a CDS encoding rhodanese-like domain-containing protein, translating into MIRELRFRRITPELLHQKIQRGEKVAVIDLLGFEGHDGAELGIPGSVRISAARLKNGPLLAVPKDVEIVLYCSSHQQILSARVALGLKRRGVRAVSVLEGGLDAWRHLGFELSNDFGVPEDIAARLGIEFLTKRV; encoded by the coding sequence ATGATTCGAGAGCTCAGATTCCGCAGGATCACACCGGAACTCCTTCACCAGAAAATTCAACGCGGAGAGAAGGTAGCGGTGATCGACCTCCTGGGCTTTGAGGGGCACGACGGAGCCGAGTTAGGAATACCGGGCTCCGTCCGCATAAGCGCTGCAAGGCTCAAGAACGGGCCGTTACTTGCTGTTCCCAAAGACGTCGAAATCGTTCTCTATTGCAGCTCCCATCAACAGATCCTGAGCGCCCGCGTAGCCCTGGGGCTCAAGCGCCGCGGAGTCCGCGCGGTGTCAGTCCTTGAAGGCGGCCTGGACGCCTGGCGTCACCTCGGCTTCGAACTCTCGAACGACTTCGGCGTCCCCGAAGACATCGCCGCACGTCTCGGCATCGAGTTCCTGACAAAGCGTGTTTAA